The following proteins are encoded in a genomic region of Micrococcaceae bacterium Sec5.8:
- a CDS encoding response regulator transcription factor, whose amino-acid sequence MSRILIVEDEESFSDPLSYLLGKEGFEVEVVDNGLDAISEFDRNGADLVLLDLQLPGQSGTEVCRQLRQRSSVPVIMLTAKDAEIDKVVGLELGADDYVTKPYSSRELVARVRAVLRRQGEPEELVASTVQAGPVRMDIERHVVTVKSEQVSLPLKEFELLEMLLRNSGRVLTRGQLIDRVWGSDYVGDTKTLDVHVKRLRSKIEPDPSAPRHLITVRGLGYKFEP is encoded by the coding sequence TTGAGCAGGATTCTGATTGTCGAGGACGAGGAGTCGTTCAGCGACCCGCTGTCCTATCTTTTGGGCAAGGAAGGCTTCGAGGTGGAGGTGGTGGACAACGGCCTGGACGCCATCAGCGAATTTGACCGCAACGGCGCTGACCTGGTGCTTTTGGACCTGCAACTGCCCGGACAGTCCGGCACGGAGGTCTGCCGGCAGCTGAGGCAACGCTCCTCCGTACCCGTCATCATGCTGACGGCGAAGGACGCTGAAATCGACAAAGTGGTGGGCCTGGAACTGGGCGCGGACGACTACGTCACCAAGCCCTACTCCTCCCGGGAGCTGGTGGCCCGTGTCCGGGCCGTGCTCCGCCGCCAGGGTGAGCCCGAGGAGCTGGTAGCGAGCACCGTGCAGGCCGGACCGGTCCGGATGGACATTGAGCGCCACGTGGTCACCGTCAAAAGCGAGCAAGTGTCCCTGCCGCTGAAAGAGTTCGAGCTGCTGGAAATGCTGCTGCGGAACTCCGGCCGCGTCCTGACCCGCGGGCAGCTGATCGACCGGGTCTGGGGCTCGGACTACGTGGGGGACACCAAAACCCTGGACGTCCACGTCAAACGGCTCCGCAGCAAAATCGAGCCGGATCCCTCGGCGCCGCGGCACCTGATCACGGTCCGCGGGCTGGGCTACAAGTTCGAACCCTAA
- a CDS encoding CarD family transcriptional regulator, with amino-acid sequence MVFEVGETVVYPHHGAAKIEEIKMRTVKGEEKMYLKLKVAQGDLTIEVPAENVDLVGVRDVVGKEGLEHVFEVLRAEFTEEPTNWSRRYKANLEKLASGDVIKVAEVVRDLWRRDHDRGLSAGEKRMLAKARQILISELALAEKTDEEKAASVLDEVLAS; translated from the coding sequence ATGGTTTTTGAGGTCGGCGAGACAGTAGTTTACCCTCACCACGGTGCAGCCAAAATTGAAGAAATCAAGATGCGCACTGTCAAGGGCGAAGAGAAGATGTATCTCAAGCTCAAGGTGGCTCAGGGTGATCTGACCATTGAAGTTCCAGCAGAAAATGTTGACCTTGTTGGGGTCCGGGACGTAGTGGGCAAAGAAGGCTTGGAGCATGTGTTTGAAGTGCTGCGGGCTGAGTTCACTGAAGAACCCACCAACTGGTCACGTCGTTACAAGGCAAACCTGGAAAAGCTTGCTTCCGGTGACGTCATCAAGGTGGCAGAAGTCGTCCGCGACCTCTGGCGCCGCGATCACGACCGGGGTCTCTCCGCAGGGGAGAAGCGCATGCTGGCCAAGGCCCGCCAGATTCTGATTTCAGAACTGGCGTTGGCTGAAAAGACCGACGAAGAGAAGGCCGCAAGCGTTCTCGACGAGGTTCTGGCTTCCTAG